In Niallia sp. FSL W8-0635, a genomic segment contains:
- a CDS encoding MarR family transcriptional regulator, which translates to MKKENNNVVNLNTASKNARKKDFENDEILNNLEHFGVPKEQIEQAMKVLSMATGNKELYIGTKRSPQSKVRFAQNLQENVGFLNKNKYLTGREKIFLNDITPYIAFSSNCIVLDIKVKNPIPANITEIANIIESDRSNTSKVINSLVKKGILFKGESGIEGNNAKAYAIFVNPHVIYAGDKDHVNEALQVMFYKAMKMKILKDLPDKLF; encoded by the coding sequence GTGAAAAAAGAAAACAATAATGTAGTAAATTTAAACACTGCTAGTAAAAATGCTAGAAAAAAAGATTTTGAAAATGATGAAATCCTTAATAATTTGGAGCATTTTGGAGTACCTAAAGAACAAATTGAACAAGCCATGAAAGTTCTTAGCATGGCTACTGGCAATAAAGAACTTTACATAGGTACTAAAAGATCTCCGCAATCGAAAGTGAGGTTTGCACAGAATTTGCAAGAGAATGTAGGTTTTTTAAATAAAAATAAATATTTGACTGGTAGAGAAAAAATATTTTTAAATGACATTACACCATATATAGCTTTTTCAAGTAACTGTATAGTTCTTGATATTAAAGTTAAAAACCCTATTCCTGCAAATATTACTGAGATTGCAAATATCATTGAAAGTGATAGATCAAATACTAGTAAAGTTATAAATTCTTTGGTTAAAAAAGGGATTTTATTTAAAGGAGAATCAGGAATAGAAGGTAATAATGCGAAAGCATATGCTATTTTTGTTAATCCGCATGTGATATATGCTGGTGATAAAGATCATGTAAACGAAGCTTTACAAGTTATGTTTTATAAAGCTATGAAAATGAAAATATTAAAAGATTTACCTGATAAATTATTTTAA
- the mobQ gene encoding MobQ family relaxase, with protein sequence MAIYHLSMQIISRSKGQSAVASASYRSGEKLYDERSQESKYYKREVQPETMILAPSNSPSWVQNREFLWNEVERTEKRKDSQLAREINIALPKELSNEQQTELIKGYVQDQFVDKGMVADIAIHRDDKENPHAHIMLTMRTIDEHGFGKKNREWNADFANAKENNRGFVKSSENCLSVREQWSEYANKALEKANIQERITHQSHADRGLEILPTVHLGHVASDMEKKGIETDRGNINREVKQHNAIIYDFQKYHEEKQQLQALLKEQEQKKVVAFTTGEQNLLDYIKTSLTKEEPTLENISKAKENNSKSHQKNNSEYYQLQNKQKNMDNLFQANATLSSFEKQISEKEQELENTGFFQRKQKEQLRNEINSLSQTLDSQKERVSVLMRDNGISTREEIPFRKKQLDKEVQQTYAELEIKRKEHKKTNELLERGENILKNHEIKKATSLYPELKNKPIDYKTAIKLQDIHEHYNLSKTSDIPTVIEKNKAEIDNMSKAISNYEKREETVNAAEIKLKRITQIDRQLKATENNPYQYGRALNDPVAKEQYESLKERKKAIGRELVQAGYKSDFSIKQDRELVNEQKPIKDEYMKKIEGLQKENEALSNVKKDIERIEKKQQEQALSKGKEGIEL encoded by the coding sequence ATGGCGATCTATCACTTATCTATGCAAATTATAAGTAGATCAAAAGGACAATCAGCAGTTGCTTCTGCTTCTTATCGTTCAGGCGAAAAGCTATATGATGAACGCTCCCAAGAATCAAAATACTATAAAAGAGAAGTGCAACCTGAAACCATGATTCTTGCTCCTTCTAATTCTCCATCATGGGTTCAAAATCGTGAGTTTCTTTGGAATGAAGTAGAACGTACAGAAAAGAGAAAAGATTCTCAACTAGCAAGAGAAATTAATATTGCTTTGCCAAAAGAACTTTCTAATGAACAGCAAACCGAATTAATTAAAGGATATGTTCAAGACCAGTTTGTAGATAAAGGTATGGTTGCCGATATTGCAATCCACCGAGATGATAAAGAAAATCCACACGCTCATATCATGCTGACTATGAGAACTATTGATGAACATGGATTTGGTAAAAAAAATCGTGAATGGAACGCTGACTTTGCCAATGCAAAAGAAAATAATCGTGGCTTTGTAAAGTCTAGTGAAAATTGTCTTTCTGTTCGTGAACAATGGTCAGAATATGCAAATAAAGCACTTGAAAAAGCAAATATCCAAGAACGAATTACCCATCAATCTCATGCTGATCGTGGACTTGAAATTTTACCTACTGTTCATTTAGGGCATGTAGCTTCTGATATGGAGAAAAAGGGAATCGAAACAGACCGCGGAAATATTAATCGTGAAGTAAAACAGCACAATGCTATCATTTATGACTTTCAAAAATATCATGAGGAAAAGCAACAATTACAAGCTTTGTTAAAAGAACAGGAACAAAAAAAGGTAGTTGCTTTCACCACTGGAGAACAAAATTTATTAGACTATATCAAAACAAGCTTAACCAAAGAAGAACCAACTTTAGAGAACATTTCTAAAGCGAAAGAGAACAATTCTAAATCACATCAAAAAAATAATTCCGAGTATTATCAACTACAGAATAAACAAAAAAACATGGATAATCTTTTCCAAGCAAACGCTACTTTATCTAGCTTTGAAAAACAAATAAGCGAAAAAGAGCAAGAACTTGAAAATACAGGATTCTTCCAACGAAAACAGAAAGAGCAGCTACGCAATGAAATTAATTCTTTAAGCCAAACTCTTGATAGCCAAAAAGAAAGAGTATCCGTTTTAATGCGAGATAATGGCATTTCAACTAGAGAAGAAATCCCATTTAGGAAAAAGCAATTAGATAAAGAAGTCCAGCAAACTTATGCCGAATTAGAAATAAAAAGAAAAGAACACAAAAAGACAAATGAGCTATTGGAACGTGGAGAAAACATTTTAAAAAATCATGAAATCAAAAAAGCAACTTCTTTATATCCTGAACTTAAAAATAAGCCAATCGATTATAAAACAGCTATAAAATTACAAGACATTCACGAACACTATAATCTTTCAAAAACTAGCGATATACCAACAGTTATCGAGAAAAATAAAGCTGAAATAGATAACATGTCAAAAGCTATTTCTAATTATGAAAAACGAGAAGAAACTGTGAACGCAGCTGAAATAAAATTAAAAAGAATTACCCAAATTGACCGCCAATTAAAAGCTACTGAAAATAATCCTTACCAATACGGAAGGGCACTTAATGATCCAGTAGCAAAAGAACAATATGAATCACTAAAAGAACGCAAAAAAGCAATAGGACGAGAACTTGTACAAGCTGGTTATAAAAGTGATTTTTCTATTAAACAAGATAGGGAACTAGTCAATGAACAGAAACCAATTAAAGATGAGTATATGAAGAAAATTGAGGGATTGCAGAAGGAAAATGAAGCTTTATCTAATGTTAAGAAAGACATAGAAAGAATAGAAAAAAAACAACAAGAACAAGCTTTATCCAAAGGCAAGGAAGGGATAGAACTCTAG